From Longimicrobium sp.:
TTCACGTGTTTCCGCCCGGGGAAAGGAGGCGGCGCAGGGAAGCCGAAGTATAGCAGCAAAGCGGTTCGGGGGGAAGCGGGTTGAGCTCACGAAACATTTGTCGTATTGTACGGGCGACCTCATTTCCTGTCCGATTTTATATCGGACGCCCCCTCTCCTGGAAGGTCTCCATGCAGATTCGTTCCATCCGGTTCGGCCTGGCCGCAGTCGCCCTGGCCGTGCTCGCGGCCGCGTGCGGCGACGCCGTCGCCCCGACGGACAGCGGCGACACTACCCCGCGCGCGCTGATGGCGGAGCCCATGATCGACGAAGGCGGCGGCGGCGATTACGGCGGTGGCGGTGGCGATTACGGCGGTGGCGGCACCGGCGGCACCACCACCGAGCCGTTCAACCCGCCCCCGCCGATCGGGGGGGTCATCGTGCCGGTGGAGTACTCCGGAAAGACGGGCGAATCGTATACGTGCAAGCAGAAGCCGCACGCGCGCTGGGGATTCAGCAACGACGTGGTGCGGGGGACCATCCTGTACATGACCGGCGTGGTGCCCAAGAGCACCAAGATCAACTTCCACGTCTACAACGCGGCCGGCCAGCTGGTGAAGACGCACCTGACCCACCACTCCCACGACAACTGCGTGGTCCACCACGAAGACGAGGCGTTCAGCACGTGGGACTTGGCGCCCGGCTACTATCACGTGTACGCCAACTTCTGGACGCTCCCCTACTCCAACGGGGAGTACTGGTTCAGCTACGCCATCGAGCACGGCACCACGTACGTCGGGCCACTGCGCATCCGGTAGGCTGGACCGGGACCGGACCGCTGTGGCTGTCGACCCGCTCCCGGGTCCGCGGGCAAGGAGGCGGGGAGCCGCGACGGCTCCCCGCCTCCGTTCGATTTCCATCACGCGCTGCCAGGAAGCCTCCTTGTTGCCGGGCCGCCTCCGGGCGCCGCGCGGCCCGGAGCGCGCGCCGCCGCCTCGCCGGGCGGGTGGAGGAGGGCGATCAGGCCCTGCACCACCAGGAAGTTGGTGACCAGAAAGAAGACCATCTCCTCCACCGGCAGCCCCGCGACCTCGACACCCGTGCTCAGCTCCCCGGAGATGCGCTAGACGCCGAGCCGGATGGCGACGGCGTCGACGACCCAGAGGTAGAGGATCGCGAGCACCGGCGCCGCCCACACCAGGATCGACGGCTCGGAAGACGGCACCGCGGCCGTCGTCGAGCGGTTCGCGCGCGGGGCGCCGGAGCGGCTGCGGCTGGTGCGCGGGGAGCCGCTCCCGGAGGGCTGGCTGGGGAAGAGCTGGGCGTGCGACCAGCTCGCCCGCCACGCCCAGGGCGGCGTGCTCCTCTTCTGCGACGCGGACGTCGCGGCGGGGCGGGACGCGGTGCGGCGGACGGTGGCGCTGCTGGAGAGGTACGGCGCGGGCGCAGCCACCGCGATCCCGCGCCACCGCCTCGGGAGCTGGGGCGAGCGCGCCGTGGTCCCCTCGTCGCGCAGCTCCCCGTGCTGGCGACGCTCCCGCTGCCGCTGGTGCCGCGCACCGCCGCGCCCTCGCTGTCGATGGCGAACGGGCAGTGGCTGGCCTTCACCCGCGAGACGTACGAGCGCACCGGCGGCCACGCCGCCGTCCGCGCCGACGTGCTGGAAGACGTCGCGCTCGGGAGATTGGTGAAGCGGAGCGGCTTCCACCTAGTGGCCGCCGTCGCCGCGGCAGACCTCGCCGTGCGCATGTACGCCGGCCTGCGCCAGGTGCGCGCCGGCTTCGGGAAGAACCTCTACGCACTGCTGGGGGGACGTCCGCTTGCCTTCGCGGCGGGGATCGGCGTCTTTTCCCTCGCGGCGGTGTATCCCTCGCCGCTCCGCGGGGGACGCCGCTCGCCCTCGCCTCGCTGGCCCTGCTGGCCGCGGTCCGCGTCGCCGGCGCGCTGCTCTTCCGCCACGGCTGGGCGGCGGCGCTGCTGCACCCGGCCGGCGCGCTGCTGGCGGTCGGGATCGCGCTGGAGTCGGCGCTCGGGCACGCGCGGGGCACGGCGCGGTGGAAGGGCCGGCTGGTCGCCCGAAACCCGGCGAAGCACGACGTTCCGGGCAGCCGGATGCGCGCACCGGCCCCGCGGATGCGCGAAAGCCGGTAGTCCGCGAAGGCGGACTTCGTGTGGTTGTTGCAGCGAATTCATTCGCCCGGTCAAGTCTCGGCACGATGCCAGGCGGCACGCTCATTCGAAAGGAACTGTGCTCGTGATGGACGACGCGCGGGAGACGGTGGTGCTGGTCGACGAGCAGGACCGCGAGGTGGGGCTGGCGGAGAAGCTGGAGGCGCACAGGACGGGCGTGCTGCACCGCGCGTTCAGCGTCTTCGTCCTGAGCTCGCGGGGCGAACTGCTGCTGCAGCGCCGCGCCGCGGGGAAGTACCACTCGCCCGGGCGATGGACGAACACCTGCTGCGGCCACCCGCGCCCCGGCGAGCCCGTCGCCGCGGCCGCGCGCCGCCGCCTGCGCGAGGAGATGGGCATCGACTGCGAGCTCACGCGGCTCGGCGGCTTCGTCTACCGCGCCGAGGTCGGCGGCGGGCTGCTGGAGCACGAGTACGACCACGTCTTCATCGGCCGCCACGACGCCGATCCCGCGCCCGACCCCGCCGAAGCCTCCGAGTGGCGCTGGATCTCTCCCGCCGCCGCCCTCGCCGAGGCGGAGTCGTCCCCCGACGCCTTCACCCCCTGGTTCGCCCTCGCCCTGCGCGAGCTGATGCGGCTCCGCGGAAACGACGAGGCTTCGGACGCCGCCTGAGCCGGCCTTCCGCGGCCCAACGCCCGCCACTCGCGGCGAAGCCCGCCCCGCGCCGAAGGAGCCCGCGCCGGCGGGCTTTTCGCCGTTGTTGCCGCCACCGAACGCAGGCGCCGGACCGGCGCGGGCGGCTGCGACAGTCCGCGGGGTGCGCCGGCGGGGGGCCGGAGTGTAGATTGCGCCCGGCTCCCTGCCGGCGGCGCCGGCGAAGCCCCGCAACGGCTTTCAGGTATGGGTGTGACGTGAGCGACGCGCTCGTCCTGCGGGAGATGACGGAGGACGATCTCCCGGTACTCTTCGAATACCAGCTCCAGCCCGCCGCTCGCCACATGGCGGCCTTCACGCCGAAGGACTCGGAGGACCGCGAGGCCTACCTCGCGCGCTGGAAGAAGATCATCGCCAGCGACACCACCCTCCCCATGACGGTGCTCCTCGACGGGCAGGTCGTGGGGATGATCGGGGGCTTCGAGCGCGACGGCGAGCCCGAGGTGACGTACTGGATCGGGGAGGAGCACTGGGGAAAGGGGATCGCGACCCGGGGCCTCTCGCGCTTCCTGGAGCGGTACGGGAAGCGCCCGCTCTACGCGCGCGTGGTGAAGGACAACGCCGCCTCCATCCGGGTGCTGGAGAAGTGCGGCTTCGTCGCCTGCGGCGAGGACAGGGGGTTCGCCAACGCGCGTGGCGAGGAGGTGGACGAGGTGGTCTACCGACTCGGCTAGACGCGCACGGCGACCGACCGGCGCACGCGCGCCGCCCCGGCCACGTGCACGCGCTCCGGCGTCACGTGCACCCGGTCGCAGAACGCAGCAGCATCAACGTAGAAGATGCTGTGCTGGCGCGGCTTCTGCATCCATAGTGGACGCGCTGAACACCGGCCGTCCACCCGTCTCCCGACCCATGACGCGACCCCTTCTCCCGACCCCGCGCGCCGGCCGGAAGCCGGTTCCGGCCGCATGAAGCTCGTCGTCTTCGGCCTCACCATCAGCTCCTCGTGGGGGAACGGCCACGCCACCCTCTGGCGGGGCCTCACCCGCGCGCTGGTCCGCCGCGGCCACACGGTCGTCTTCTTCGAGCGCGACGTGCCGTACTACGCCGGGGCGCGCGACCTGTGGGAGATCCCCGGCGGCGAGCTGGTGCTGTACCCGAACTGGGAGCAGGTCCTCCCCCACGCGCGCCGCCACCTGGCCGACGCCGACGTGGCCATGGTCACCTCGTACTGCCACGACGGCCCCGCCGCCTGCGCCCTGGTGCTGGAGTCGCAGGCGCAGGCGCGCGTCTTCTACGACCTCGACACGCCCGTCACCCTCGACTCGCTGCGCACGGGCAGGCCCGTCGCCTACCTCCCGCCCGACGGGCTGGGCGGCTTCGACCTGGTGCTGAGCTACACCGGCGGGCGCGCGCTCGACGAGCTCCGGACCCGGCTCGGCGCCCGCCGCGTGGCGCCGCTCTACGGGCACGTCGACCCCGAGGTGCACCGCCCCGCGGCGCCGCTGGAGCCGCGCCGTGCCGACCTGAGCTACCTGGGCACCTACGCCGCCGACCGGCAGGCCGCGCTGGAGGCGCTCTTCGTGGAGCCCGCGCGGCGCATGCCCGGGCGCCTCTTCCTGATGGCGGGCGCGCAGTACCCCGACGACTTCCCCTGGACGCCCAATCTCTGCTTCCGCCGCCACCTGCCGCCGGCCGAGCACCCGGCGTTCCTCTGCTCGTCGGCCCTGACGCTGAACGTCACGCGCCGCGCGATGGCGGAGATGGGCTTCTGCCCCTCCGGGCGGCTCTTCGAGGCGTCCGCCTGCGGCGTGCCGATCCTCACCGATGCCTGGGAGGGGCTGGAGACCTTCTTCACCCCCGGCGAAGAGGTCCTGGTCGCCGGGACGACGGAAGAGGCGATCGCGGCGATCTCCGCCCCGCGCGAGCGGCTGGAGCGCGTGGCCCGGGCCGCGCGCGAGCGGACGCTGGCCGAGCACACCTCCGAGCGGCGGGCGGTGGAGCTGGAGGAGGCGCTGGAGTCGGCGATCGGCGGCGGCGGCGGGGAGTCGGCGTGGGGCGGGGAAGGGGCCGAGGAGAACGAGCTGGCGATGGAGGTGTGAGGATGTGGGGGATCGTGCCGGCGGCGGGCGCGGGGACGCGCATCCAGCCCCTCGCGTTCAGCAAGGAGCTGCTCCCGGTGGGGAGCCGCTGCGACGACGACGGGGTCGAGCGCCCGCGCGCCGTCAGCGAGTACCTGGTGGAGCGCATGGTGCGCGGCGGGGCGGACAAGGTCTGCTTCGTGATCTCGCCCGGGAAGAGCGACATCCTGGGCTACTACGGCGGCGAAGTGGGCGGCGCGCACCTCTGCTACGTGGTGCAGCCCAGGCCCGCCGGCCTCTGCGAC
This genomic window contains:
- the idi gene encoding isopentenyl-diphosphate Delta-isomerase, whose translation is MDDARETVVLVDEQDREVGLAEKLEAHRTGVLHRAFSVFVLSSRGELLLQRRAAGKYHSPGRWTNTCCGHPRPGEPVAAAARRRLREEMGIDCELTRLGGFVYRAEVGGGLLEHEYDHVFIGRHDADPAPDPAEASEWRWISPAAALAEAESSPDAFTPWFALALRELMRLRGNDEASDAA
- a CDS encoding GNAT family N-acetyltransferase, whose product is MSDALVLREMTEDDLPVLFEYQLQPAARHMAAFTPKDSEDREAYLARWKKIIASDTTLPMTVLLDGQVVGMIGGFERDGEPEVTYWIGEEHWGKGIATRGLSRFLERYGKRPLYARVVKDNAASIRVLEKCGFVACGEDRGFANARGEEVDEVVYRLG
- a CDS encoding glycosyltransferase translates to MKLVVFGLTISSSWGNGHATLWRGLTRALVRRGHTVVFFERDVPYYAGARDLWEIPGGELVLYPNWEQVLPHARRHLADADVAMVTSYCHDGPAACALVLESQAQARVFYDLDTPVTLDSLRTGRPVAYLPPDGLGGFDLVLSYTGGRALDELRTRLGARRVAPLYGHVDPEVHRPAAPLEPRRADLSYLGTYAADRQAALEALFVEPARRMPGRLFLMAGAQYPDDFPWTPNLCFRRHLPPAEHPAFLCSSALTLNVTRRAMAEMGFCPSGRLFEASACGVPILTDAWEGLETFFTPGEEVLVAGTTEEAIAAISAPRERLERVARAARERTLAEHTSERRAVELEEALESAIGGGGGESAWGGEGAEENELAMEV